The Blautia hydrogenotrophica DSM 10507 genome window below encodes:
- a CDS encoding pyridoxal phosphate-dependent aminotransferase, with product MPKISRRASQTPSSKIRRVFNKSLGHDDWVKFTVGEPDFDTDQTIIEAAYQAALMGNTHYVHNAGIFPLRQQLAKKFYEDQHLTVNPETELMVTNGGTEAIYLALQAIVEPGDEVIMPGPQWTPYPMLTTLNHGKAVICKVHEKDGFQYTEENLRRSITPNSRILILNSPCNPTGGMAGRSTLEMVAKVAKEFDLWVLSDEVYEKLVYDGNEHISIASLPEMKERTIIINSFSKSYAMTGWRVGFMMAPAALMQVMVKLHELETSCCNVPAQYAALAALNMDQVVTGRMLEQYAKRREILVKGLNRISGVSCVPPKGTFYAFANVKELGVPSDELVERMMDEVGLAVVPGTAFGEDGEGFLRFSFAVSEKTIEEGLERFETFVKSLRQ from the coding sequence ATGCCGAAAATTAGCAGGCGGGCGTCTCAAACGCCCAGCTCAAAAATCAGAAGAGTTTTTAACAAATCTTTGGGACATGACGACTGGGTGAAGTTCACGGTGGGAGAGCCGGATTTTGACACGGACCAGACGATTATTGAGGCAGCGTACCAGGCCGCTTTGATGGGGAATACCCATTATGTTCACAATGCCGGGATTTTTCCACTTCGGCAGCAGCTGGCGAAAAAATTTTATGAGGATCAACATCTGACGGTGAATCCAGAGACAGAGCTCATGGTTACAAACGGGGGAACGGAGGCTATTTATCTGGCGCTTCAAGCGATCGTTGAGCCAGGAGACGAGGTGATTATGCCTGGGCCTCAGTGGACTCCTTATCCTATGCTTACCACTTTAAACCATGGCAAGGCAGTGATTTGCAAAGTCCATGAGAAGGACGGGTTTCAGTACACAGAAGAAAATCTGCGCAGATCGATCACGCCCAACAGCCGTATCCTCATTTTGAACTCTCCTTGTAACCCGACAGGAGGCATGGCTGGGCGGTCCACCTTGGAGATGGTGGCGAAAGTTGCGAAGGAATTTGATTTGTGGGTACTGTCTGACGAGGTGTACGAAAAATTGGTCTATGATGGAAATGAGCATATCAGTATTGCTTCTCTTCCGGAGATGAAAGAGAGGACCATTATCATAAACAGCTTTTCAAAATCCTATGCGATGACTGGGTGGAGAGTGGGATTTATGATGGCCCCGGCAGCTTTGATGCAGGTTATGGTGAAGCTTCATGAGCTGGAGACCTCCTGCTGCAATGTTCCGGCACAATATGCGGCTTTAGCGGCTCTTAACATGGACCAAGTAGTAACAGGCAGAATGCTAGAACAGTATGCAAAGCGCAGAGAGATTCTTGTAAAAGGGCTGAATAGGATTTCGGGAGTGAGTTGTGTTCCGCCTAAGGGAACCTTCTATGCGTTTGCCAATGTGAAAGAGCTGGGAGTGCCTTCCGATGAATTGGTGGAGCGGATGATGGATGAGGTAGGCTTGGCCGTGGTACCGGGGACCGCTTTCGGTGAGGACGGAGAAGGCTTTCTGAGGTTCTCTTTTGCGGTTTCTGAGAAAACCATCGAAGAGGGGCTAGAACGGTTTGAGACTTTTGTAAAGAGTCTGCGTCAGTGA
- a CDS encoding L-fucose isomerase yields MNRYQIDFPKIGIRPVIDGRRKGIRESLEEQTMKMALAAKELIQGQLRYPNGEPIEVVIADTTIGGVKEAARCQNQFEREGVEVTLTVTPCWCYGTEVMDQTPQTIKAVWGFNGTERPGAVFLAAVLAVHGQKGLPAFGIYGRNVQDCTDTEIPEDVSKKILLFAKAAVAAKAMRGNSYLQIGSVCMGIGGSILNQDFMQQYLGLRSESVDESEILRRMEQGIYDPEEFERALAWTKENCTQGWDKNPEELRPNKEGYEAWWEFVVKNMLIVRDLMVGNPKLAKMGFIEESCGHNAIAAGIQGQRQWTDFRPNFDFLEAMLNSQFDWNGLRESYVIATENDTLNAITMLFEHLLTDCPGIFADVRTYWSPEAVERVTGEKLEGYAKDGIIHLINSGAAALEGTGAVLDKDGTPMIKPFYQMTDEEAKACLEATDWCPADLFYFRGGGFSSHFIGGTKGQMPVTMARINLVHGVGPVMQLAEGYTCQLSKKVHDILDKRTDPTWPTTWFAPKLTGEGAFTDVYSVMSNWGANHGAFCYGHVGDRLITLASMLRIPVSMHNVEKERIFRPAVWAAFGTQELEGADYRACEAFGPLYKA; encoded by the coding sequence ATGAACAGATACCAGATAGATTTTCCGAAAATCGGCATCCGCCCTGTGATTGATGGGCGCAGAAAAGGGATTCGTGAGAGTCTGGAAGAACAGACTATGAAGATGGCGTTGGCTGCCAAAGAGTTGATACAAGGGCAGCTGCGGTATCCAAATGGTGAGCCGATCGAGGTGGTAATCGCAGATACCACCATCGGAGGGGTCAAAGAAGCGGCTAGATGCCAGAATCAATTTGAGCGGGAGGGAGTGGAAGTGACGCTGACAGTCACCCCATGCTGGTGCTATGGTACGGAGGTGATGGACCAGACCCCTCAGACCATCAAAGCCGTCTGGGGATTTAATGGGACGGAACGGCCTGGGGCGGTATTTTTGGCCGCGGTCCTGGCAGTTCACGGACAGAAAGGCTTGCCTGCGTTTGGAATCTATGGACGTAATGTGCAGGACTGTACGGATACTGAGATACCGGAGGATGTCTCAAAGAAAATTTTGCTATTTGCAAAGGCAGCGGTTGCGGCGAAAGCCATGCGTGGGAACAGTTATCTACAGATCGGTTCTGTGTGTATGGGAATCGGCGGTTCCATCCTGAATCAAGATTTCATGCAGCAGTATCTGGGCCTGCGCTCAGAGTCTGTGGATGAATCCGAGATTCTGCGGCGCATGGAACAGGGAATCTATGATCCGGAGGAGTTCGAGAGAGCTTTGGCCTGGACGAAAGAAAACTGTACACAGGGATGGGACAAAAATCCAGAAGAACTGCGGCCGAATAAAGAAGGCTACGAAGCCTGGTGGGAATTTGTGGTCAAGAATATGCTGATCGTCAGAGACTTGATGGTGGGAAATCCTAAGCTGGCGAAGATGGGATTTATCGAGGAGTCCTGCGGGCACAACGCGATTGCCGCCGGAATTCAGGGACAGCGCCAGTGGACAGATTTCAGGCCAAACTTTGATTTTTTGGAGGCGATGCTGAACAGCCAGTTTGACTGGAATGGACTTAGAGAGTCCTATGTGATTGCCACGGAGAACGATACTCTGAATGCAATCACGATGCTTTTTGAACACCTGTTGACAGACTGCCCTGGAATCTTTGCCGATGTTCGCACCTACTGGAGCCCAGAGGCGGTAGAACGGGTCACGGGAGAGAAGCTAGAAGGGTACGCGAAGGATGGAATTATCCATCTGATTAATTCAGGAGCGGCAGCTTTGGAGGGTACAGGCGCAGTCTTGGATAAAGACGGCACACCAATGATAAAACCTTTCTATCAGATGACGGATGAGGAAGCGAAAGCTTGCCTAGAAGCCACAGACTGGTGTCCAGCGGACCTCTTCTATTTCCGAGGAGGCGGCTTTTCCAGTCATTTCATCGGCGGGACGAAGGGACAGATGCCGGTGACCATGGCGAGAATTAATCTTGTACATGGAGTCGGACCGGTGATGCAGCTTGCGGAAGGATATACCTGTCAGCTTTCTAAGAAAGTACATGACATTTTGGACAAGAGGACGGACCCCACTTGGCCAACTACCTGGTTTGCGCCGAAGCTTACTGGGGAAGGCGCTTTTACAGATGTGTATTCTGTCATGTCTAACTGGGGAGCGAACCACGGGGCTTTCTGTTATGGCCATGTGGGAGACCGGCTGATTACTCTGGCGTCTATGCTCAGGATACCGGTTTCCATGCATAACGTGGAGAAGGAGCGTATTTTCCGCCCTGCGGTCTGGGCGGCTTTTGGAACTCAGGAATTAGAAGGGGCAGATTACCGGGCGTGTGAGGCGTTCGGACCTCTTTATAAAGCATAG